A window of Aequoribacter fuscus genomic DNA:
TGCAAATGAAGCGGTGCTGGACATGCTCAACGAGATTGGTGACGTGTCACGCATTGATGAGTTTGTGGCACGCGCCAAAGATAAAGATGACCCATTCCGGCTTATGGGCTTCGGCCATAGGGTGTACAAGAACTTCGATCCCCGTGCGAAGGTTATGAAGCAAACCGCTGACGAAGTTTTAAAAGAGCTGGGCGTCAATGACCCCTTGCTAGCGATCGCCAAACGCTTGGAGGAAATCGCCTTAGAAGACGAGTACTTCATCGAGAAAAAGCTGTACCCTAACGTCGATTTCTATTCGGGTATCATTCTCAAGGCTATGGGAATTCCGACGAGCATGTTCACCGTGATTTTTGCGGTAGGTCGCACCGTGGGATGGATCGCACACTGGAACGAGATGATCAGCGGTAGCTACCGCATCGGTCGCCCACGCCAGCTTTACACTGGCTACGCCCAACGCGATTATCCGGATATGGCAAGTCGCTAAGCAAGACACGATGTAAAACAACAATAAGGATCTTGTATGCAGCAGGTCGCAATCACTGGGACGGGGTTATACACCCCGTCCCAAGCTATTTCCAACGAAGAACTTGTCGCCGCATTCAACCAATACGTCGACCTGTACAACGCAGAAAATGCAAACGCGATCGCCGAGGGCAAGCTTGCCCCCCTCGCACACTCTTCCCCCGAATTCATTGCCAAAGCGTCAGGAATACGTTCGCGTTATGTCATTGATAAATCCGGAATCTTAGATCCGACGCGTCTCGTTCCGCACATACCGGAGCGGGCCAATGATGAACTTTCGTTGCAGTGCGAGATGGCGGTAAACGCCGCTATGCAGGCCATGTCGGCAGCCAACTGCGGACCACAAGACATCGACGCAGTCATTGTTGCCTGTTCTAATTTACAGCGCCCCTACCCAGCAATTGCCATAGAGGTCCAATCGGCACTGAGCATAGAAGGCTTCGCGTTTGACATGAACGTGGCGTGTTCGAGCGCGACCTTTGGCATCGCTCAAGCCAGCGGAGTGATTCGCGATGGTTTGGCAAAGCGTGTTTTGATGGTTAATCCAGAAATTTGCAGCGGCCATCTGAACTTCGCCGATCGAGATTCCCATTTTATCTTTGGCGATGTGTGTACGGCGGTTATTGTTGAGGACGCCTCGCTGAGCACCAGTGGATTTTTGGTGCGGGACATCAAACTGAAAACGATGTTCTCCAACAACATTCGCAACAATTTTGGTTTCTTGAATCGCGCCGACGAAAACGGCATCGGACAGCCCGACAAACTGTTTATTCAGGAAGGGCGAAAAGTCTTCAAAGAAGTGTGCCCAGCAGTAGCCGCTCTGATATCGGAGCAGCTCGATGCGCTCGGCACGCCCGCCAGCGAGCTAAAGCGTATGTGGCTCCACCAAGCCAACCTCAACATGAACGATCTGATTGCACGCAAAGTCTTGGGGCGCCAACCGACGGTTGACGAGGCTCCAGTCATACTTGATGAGTACGCAAACACGAGCTCCGCGGGGTCAGTGATCGCCTTCCACAAACATCAGTCCAATTTGCAGAGTGGCGATCTGGGGATATTGTGCTCCTTTGGCGCTGGCTACAGCATCGGCAGCGTCGTGCTACAGAAGCGCTAGCGCCTGCAGCAACTTGCGCACCTCTTCAGGGGTGCCCACCGTAATTCGCAGCCAATCGCTTAACCTCGGCTTGGCAAAGTGCCGAACCAAAATATTCTGTTCGCGTAACAATGCCTGCCACTCTTGGCCAGACTTTCGACTGTTTTTGGCGAATACAAAATTCGCGGACGAAGGCAGGATGTCAAAACCCAGATCTGTAAGCCCTTGCGTAAGTTGGTGTCGTGCATCGATGACGGCGCTGACCGTTTCTTGAAAATACACATCGTCTTGCACCGAAGCCAGAGCCCCTGCCTGCGCAATAGCATCCAGAGGATAGGAGTTGAAAGAATCTTTGATTCTGACCAAGCCCTCGATAAGTTCTGCGCTCCCCAACGCATAGCCAACGCGCAAACCTGCCAGCCCTCGAGACTTGGACATTGTTCGGACGATCAGTAGATTGTCAAAAGCGTGCAATAAGTCGATGGCTGTTTCTGTTCCGTAGTCTACATAGGCTTCGTCTACAACCACCACAGAATCAGGAAAACGACGCAATAATGCCTCAATTTGCGCGAGCGAAGTCGCGATACCGGTTGGCGCATTTGGGTTTGGAAAGATGATCCCTCCGAGCCCTGATGGCAAAGCGTCGAGGGGTATTTGGTAGGCGTCATCGACCGATAACACGTGGGTTTCAATCTCGAACAATTGCGCCCACACAGGGTAAAAGCTGTAAGAAATATCAGGGAAACATAACGCTCCCCTCCCGCAAAAAAACGCTTTAAACGCAAAACCAAGAACCTCGTCAGAACCATTTCCGACGAATACTTGATCTCGATTGACCCCGTGGTAGGCCGCAAGCGCTTGTCGAAGCGCATTTGACTCAGGATCGGGATAGCGCCGCAGCTGATCCCCGCTGACGTTTTTCATGGCTTGCAACGCCATGGGCGAGGGAGGATATGGGCTTTCGTTGGTATTGAGCTTTAACACGCCGTCACGGTTCGACTGTTCGCCCGGCACATAGGGGTGTAAAGCATCCACACCCTCACTCCAAAAACGACTCATTGTGTTCCCTATCTTTTAATCACTAAGACAATGCGGGCATTTCACCCGCGCCCAAATGGCGCACATCCTGGCCTTTTACCATGTAGATGACTTGCTCACCAACGTTACTCGCGTGGTCGCCGATGCGCTCAAGAGCCTTTAAGGCCCACAGCTCATTGACGATGGTGCTGATCGAGTGAGGCGCTTCCTGCATGTGCTTAATTAACGCCTGCATTGCCTCAGCATAGAGAGAGTCTAGAGAGGCATCTTCTCGCACAATTTGCACGGCAAGCGCCACATCAGATCTCGCGAGAGCATCTAAAGATTGCCGCAAGGTTTTGATGACCGGTCGTGCAAGCTGCCGCAACTGCACGAACTGACTCCCGGAATCACTACTCTCGACGATGACTTTGGCCTGGCGCGCTATTTTAGCAGCTTCATCGCCTACCCGCTCTAAATCAAGGTTGATTTTCAGTACCGCCAGTACCAAGCGCAGATCACTCGCGGCAGGCTGTCGTCGTGCCAAAATCCTGGCGCACTCTTGATCAATCTGGCGTTCAAGCTCGTTCACTAACTTATCGTTAGCAATGACTTCCAACGCTTTCGCACTGTTTTTTTCCAGCAATGCCGCCATCGCGAGCGTGAGTTGAGCTTCCACCAGCCCGCCCATGGCGAGTATATCACTTTTAAGCGTTTCTAACTCGCTGTTGAACTGCCCGGAAATATGTTGCTTCTGATGATCATACCCTAGCATAGAGTGCTCCAATTAACCGAATCGGCCGGTGATATAGTCTTCTGTACGAACCTCTCGGGGGTTCGTAAATAATGTCGTGGTATTGTCGTACTCGACAATTGTGCCGTCGTGCATGAATGCAGCCCAGTCCGACACTCTGGCCGCCTGCTGCATGTTGTGGGTCACAACGACAATAGTGAAATTTTGCTTCAGACGGTAAATCAACT
This region includes:
- the phoU gene encoding phosphate signaling complex protein PhoU, with amino-acid sequence MLGYDHQKQHISGQFNSELETLKSDILAMGGLVEAQLTLAMAALLEKNSAKALEVIANDKLVNELERQIDQECARILARRQPAASDLRLVLAVLKINLDLERVGDEAAKIARQAKVIVESSDSGSQFVQLRQLARPVIKTLRQSLDALARSDVALAVQIVREDASLDSLYAEAMQALIKHMQEAPHSISTIVNELWALKALERIGDHASNVGEQVIYMVKGQDVRHLGAGEMPALS
- a CDS encoding beta-ketoacyl-ACP synthase III → MQQVAITGTGLYTPSQAISNEELVAAFNQYVDLYNAENANAIAEGKLAPLAHSSPEFIAKASGIRSRYVIDKSGILDPTRLVPHIPERANDELSLQCEMAVNAAMQAMSAANCGPQDIDAVIVACSNLQRPYPAIAIEVQSALSIEGFAFDMNVACSSATFGIAQASGVIRDGLAKRVLMVNPEICSGHLNFADRDSHFIFGDVCTAVIVEDASLSTSGFLVRDIKLKTMFSNNIRNNFGFLNRADENGIGQPDKLFIQEGRKVFKEVCPAVAALISEQLDALGTPASELKRMWLHQANLNMNDLIARKVLGRQPTVDEAPVILDEYANTSSAGSVIAFHKHQSNLQSGDLGILCSFGAGYSIGSVVLQKR
- the hisC gene encoding histidinol-phosphate transaminase, which gives rise to MSRFWSEGVDALHPYVPGEQSNRDGVLKLNTNESPYPPSPMALQAMKNVSGDQLRRYPDPESNALRQALAAYHGVNRDQVFVGNGSDEVLGFAFKAFFCGRGALCFPDISYSFYPVWAQLFEIETHVLSVDDAYQIPLDALPSGLGGIIFPNPNAPTGIATSLAQIEALLRRFPDSVVVVDEAYVDYGTETAIDLLHAFDNLLIVRTMSKSRGLAGLRVGYALGSAELIEGLVRIKDSFNSYPLDAIAQAGALASVQDDVYFQETVSAVIDARHQLTQGLTDLGFDILPSSANFVFAKNSRKSGQEWQALLREQNILVRHFAKPRLSDWLRITVGTPEEVRKLLQALALL